One window of Candidatus Mycobacterium wuenschmannii genomic DNA carries:
- the pafA gene encoding Pup--protein ligase — MQRRIMGIETEFGVTCTFHGHRRLSPDEVARYLFRRVVSWGRSSNVFLRNGARLYLDVGSHPEYATAECDSLIQLVTHDRAGERVLEDLLIDAEQRLADEGIGGDIYLFKNNTDSAGNSYGCHENYLIVRAGEFSRISDVLLPFLVTRQLICGAGKVLQTPKAATFCLSQRAEHIWEGVSSATTRSRPIINTRDEPHADAEKYRRLHVIVGDSNMCESTTMLKVGTAALVLEMIEAGVAFRDFSLDNPIRAIREVSHDVTGRRPVRLAGGRQASALDIQREYYARAVEHLQTREPNAQIEQVVDLWGRQLDAVESQDFAKVDTEIDWVIKRKLFQRYQDRYDMELSDPKIAQLDLAYHDIKRGRGVFDLLQRKGLAARITTDEEIDAAVDQPPQTTRARLRGEFISAAQAAGRDFTVDWVHLKLNDQAQRTVLCKDPFRSVDERVKRLIASM, encoded by the coding sequence GTGCAGCGTCGAATCATGGGCATCGAAACCGAATTCGGTGTCACCTGCACCTTTCACGGACACCGGCGCCTTTCGCCCGACGAAGTGGCTCGTTACCTGTTCCGCCGGGTGGTCTCGTGGGGCCGCAGCTCCAACGTTTTCCTGCGCAACGGCGCCCGTCTGTACCTCGACGTGGGTAGTCACCCCGAGTACGCCACCGCCGAATGCGACAGCCTGATCCAGCTGGTCACCCATGACCGCGCCGGCGAGCGGGTGCTCGAAGACCTGCTGATCGACGCCGAGCAGCGGCTCGCCGACGAGGGCATCGGCGGGGACATCTACCTGTTCAAGAACAACACCGACTCCGCAGGCAACTCCTACGGCTGCCACGAGAACTACCTGATCGTGCGGGCCGGCGAGTTTTCGCGGATCTCCGACGTGCTGCTGCCGTTCCTGGTCACCCGCCAGCTCATCTGCGGCGCCGGCAAGGTCCTGCAGACGCCGAAGGCCGCCACCTTCTGCCTGTCGCAGCGCGCCGAACACATCTGGGAGGGCGTCTCGAGCGCCACCACCCGCAGCCGACCGATCATCAACACCCGCGACGAGCCGCACGCCGACGCCGAGAAGTACCGGCGCCTGCACGTGATCGTCGGCGACTCCAACATGTGCGAGTCGACCACCATGCTCAAGGTGGGCACCGCGGCGCTGGTGCTGGAGATGATCGAGGCCGGCGTGGCCTTCCGCGACTTCTCCCTGGACAATCCGATCCGGGCAATCCGCGAGGTCAGCCACGACGTCACCGGCCGACGCCCGGTGCGGCTGGCCGGCGGGCGTCAGGCCAGCGCGCTGGACATCCAGCGCGAGTACTACGCCCGCGCCGTCGAACACCTGCAGACCCGCGAGCCCAACGCCCAGATCGAGCAGGTCGTCGACCTGTGGGGCCGCCAGCTCGACGCCGTCGAAAGCCAGGACTTCGCCAAGGTCGACACCGAGATCGACTGGGTGATCAAGCGCAAGCTGTTCCAGCGCTACCAGGACCGCTACGACATGGAGCTGTCCGACCCGAAAATCGCCCAGCTCGACCTCGCCTACCACGACATCAAACGTGGCCGCGGCGTCTTCGACCTGCTGCAGCGCAAGGGCCTGGCGGCGCGCATCACCACCGACGAGGAGATCGACGCCGCCGTCGACCAGCCGCCTCAGACCACCCGCGCCCGGCTGCGCGGTGAGTTCATCAGCGCCGCCCAGGCGGCCGGGCGCGACTTCACCGTCGACTGGGTGCACCTC